In a genomic window of Pseudomonas putida:
- the ybeY gene encoding rRNA maturation RNase YbeY, translated as MLELDLQIATQASAPSEAEFRQWCELALRQRTADSEMTIRLVDEAEGRELNHTWRQKDYATNVLSFPADVPDEFLDIPLLGDLVICVAVVEREAAEQGKALKAHWAHLVIHGCLHLLGYDHIEDDEAEEMEALERTLLAELGYPDPYADDENQFSEQ; from the coding sequence ATGCTTGAGCTTGACCTGCAAATCGCGACGCAAGCCAGCGCCCCCAGCGAAGCCGAATTCCGTCAATGGTGCGAGCTGGCGCTGCGCCAGCGCACCGCCGACTCGGAGATGACCATTCGCCTGGTTGACGAAGCCGAAGGTCGCGAGCTGAACCACACCTGGCGGCAAAAGGATTACGCAACTAACGTCTTGTCATTCCCGGCCGATGTGCCGGACGAGTTTCTCGACATTCCACTGCTGGGCGACCTGGTGATCTGCGTTGCCGTGGTGGAGCGCGAGGCTGCCGAACAAGGCAAGGCACTCAAGGCCCACTGGGCGCACCTGGTGATTCACGGCTGCTTGCATCTGCTCGGTTACGACCATATAGAGGACGACGAAGCAGAAGAAATGGAAGCACTGGAACGCACCTTGCTTGCAGAACTGGGCTACCCCGATCCGTACGCGGACGACGAAAACCAATTTTCCGAACAGTGA